In a single window of the Salvelinus namaycush isolate Seneca chromosome 18, SaNama_1.0, whole genome shotgun sequence genome:
- the LOC120062921 gene encoding transmembrane protein 252-like: MDTRKHLCSLARMVLPALGFVLICVGTYLMSLHNAYNSSLRYILAYVLIACGLWCLLTGVFWTICHGMKRKRQHQRSRRHHTAAHIHVYTVDRPSFHLPSYEESQQNHTSATAGAAYSVLGLSEDGLRFNLAPPLYTQDISMAPDDTFNHEDPPAYSEMAMQTHREPQGLPQQPEHSRLDRVPCPELDGR; this comes from the exons ATGGATACGAGGAAGCACCTGTGTTCCCTGGCCCGTATGGTGCTGCCTGCCCTTGGCTTTGTCCTCATCTGTGTGGGGACCTACCTGATGTCCCTCCACAATGCCTACAACAGCTCCCTGCGTTACATCCTGGCCTACGTCCTCATTGCCTGTGGCTTATGGTGCCTCCTCACCGGGGTCTTCTGGACCATCTGCCATGGCATGAAGAGGAAGAGGCAGCACCAGAGGAGCAGGCGCCACCACACCGCTGCACACATCCATGTCTACACTGTTGACAG ACCCAGCTTCCACCTTCCTTCATATGAGGAGTCTCAGCAGAACCACACCTCTGCTACTGCAGGTGCAGCTTACTCTGTGCTGGGGCTCTCTGAAGATGGCCTGAGGTTCAACCTGGCCCCCCCTCTGTACACCCAGGACATCTCTATGGCCCCAGATGACACCTTCAACCATGAAGATCCACCTGCTTACTCTGAGATGGCCATGCAGACACACAGGGAGCCACAGGGGCTTCCACAGCAACCAGAACATTCCCGCTTGGACAGAGTTCCATGTCCTGAGCTGGACGGTCGATAG